In a genomic window of Glycine max cultivar Williams 82 chromosome 13, Glycine_max_v4.0, whole genome shotgun sequence:
- the LOC102660766 gene encoding uncharacterized protein, whose protein sequence is MEKWIVWFDGVSNTLGHGVGAVLVTPNDQCIPFTARLGFDCTNNMVEYEVCTLGIQVAIDFKVKLLKVYRDSALVIHQLRGEWETKDHKLIPYQAYIEKLIEYFNDVSFHHIPREENQMANALATLVSMFQLTPHGDLPYIEFKCHGKPAHCCLIEEEQDGKPWYFDIKRYIEDKEYPWEASDNDKRTLQRLATGFFLSGNILYKMNHDMDLLRCVDVREAK, encoded by the coding sequence ATGGAAAAATGGATTGTCTGGTTCGACGGCGTGTCAAACACACTAGGCCATGGAGTTGGGGCGGTATTGGTTACCCCTAATGATCAATGTATACCCTTCACGGCTAGATTAGGCTTTGACTGCACGAACAACATGGTTGAGTATGAGGTGTGCACCCTTGGGATCCAAGTGGCAATTGACTTCAAGGTCAAGTTGCTCAAGGTATATAGGGACTCAGCCTTGGTAATCCACCAATTGAGGGGAGAATGGGAGACCAAGGATCataagttgataccctaccagGCCTACATCGAAAAACTGATAGAATACTTCAATGATGTATCCTTTCACCACATCCCTAGAGAGGAGAATCAGATGGCTAATGCCCTTGCCACTCTGGTGTCCATGTTCCAATTGACCCCGCATGGGGAtttgccgtacatcgaattcaaatgtCACGGCAAGCCTGCACATTGTTGCTTGATAGAAGAGGAGCAAGATGGTAAACCTTGGTacttcgatatcaagcgatataTTGAAGACAAGGAATACCCATGGGAGgcttctgacaatgacaagagaACGTTGCAAAGGTTGGCAACCGGCTTCTTCCTGAGTGGGAATATCCTGTACAAGATGAACCATGATATGGATTTGCTCCGATGTGTGGATGTCAGGGAGGCTAAGTAA